One part of the Mangrovibacillus cuniculi genome encodes these proteins:
- a CDS encoding permease gives MWGEIGETFFYLALELSTLFIIISFAIHALQSFIPYEKIERFLSGRNRGIAATGAIVFAFVTPFCSCSTIPLIVNMLKKKMPFGIVMIFLFASPVLDPTIITLMGVILGWKVALLYTILTILFSVVLGFMLEALGLEKSVKNVVLMGYVEREKRFEWRAAWNETIGLMKSVLPYLLIGAAVGVIIQGAVPTVWIATTFGKDSWWLVPVAAVIGIPLYIRLASMIPISQILIMKGMALGPVMALMIASAGASLPEVILLKSIFRVNLVIIFVSSVITMATLSGFIFYIFG, from the coding sequence ATGTGGGGAGAAATTGGGGAAACTTTTTTCTATTTAGCTTTAGAACTATCCACTTTGTTCATTATTATTTCATTTGCTATCCATGCATTACAATCATTCATTCCTTATGAAAAAATTGAACGTTTCTTAAGTGGAAGAAATCGAGGGATTGCTGCTACTGGTGCTATTGTATTTGCGTTTGTTACACCGTTTTGTTCATGTTCCACCATCCCTTTGATTGTAAATATGTTAAAAAAGAAAATGCCGTTTGGGATTGTGATGATCTTTTTATTTGCTTCACCTGTGCTAGATCCAACGATTATAACTTTAATGGGTGTCATTTTGGGATGGAAGGTTGCACTTCTTTATACCATCCTCACTATCTTGTTTTCCGTCGTTTTAGGATTTATGTTGGAAGCCTTAGGATTAGAAAAATCAGTAAAGAACGTTGTCTTAATGGGCTATGTAGAAAGAGAGAAGCGTTTTGAATGGAGAGCAGCTTGGAATGAAACGATTGGGTTAATGAAAAGTGTACTTCCTTATTTATTGATTGGAGCTGCTGTGGGTGTAATTATTCAAGGAGCAGTTCCAACAGTATGGATCGCAACAACCTTTGGTAAGGATAGCTGGTGGCTAGTCCCTGTTGCTGCAGTAATCGGAATTCCATTATACATTCGCTTAGCTAGTATGATACCAATTTCACAGATTTTAATCATGAAGGGAATGGCACTTGGACCTGTTATGGCTTTGATGATTGCCTCAGCTGGAGCGAGTTTACCGGAAGTCATATTACTTAAATCTATCTTTAGAGTAAATTTAGTTATTATCTTTGTCAGTTCCGTTATAACTATGGCAACATTGTCTGGTTTTATCTTTTATATTTTTGGATAA